In Priestia megaterium NBRC 15308 = ATCC 14581, the following proteins share a genomic window:
- a CDS encoding stage V sporulation protein AE, translating into MKKRRIIIVTDGDEYARKAIEHVAKSVGGRCISRSYGNPTTLTGSQTVNLILQAPYDPVFVMFDDSGFLEEGPGEIALLHVAKHPQVEVLGVIAVASRTHQSEWTRVDVTIDRFGEISHYGVDKSGIQELEVGRINGDTVYCLDQLDIPLVVGIGDIGKMARMDDVKLGCPITEKAARLILERSGSFG; encoded by the coding sequence ATGAAAAAAAGAAGGATCATTATTGTAACCGATGGCGATGAATATGCACGCAAAGCAATTGAGCATGTAGCTAAATCGGTTGGTGGCAGATGCATTTCGAGATCATATGGAAACCCTACTACGTTAACAGGTAGTCAAACGGTAAATTTAATCCTTCAAGCACCATATGATCCCGTCTTTGTAATGTTTGACGATAGCGGTTTCTTAGAGGAAGGACCTGGGGAAATTGCTTTGCTCCATGTAGCAAAGCATCCTCAAGTAGAAGTTCTTGGAGTGATTGCTGTTGCGTCACGTACTCATCAAAGCGAATGGACAAGAGTGGATGTGACCATTGATCGTTTTGGGGAAATATCGCATTACGGCGTGGATAAAAGCGGAATTCAAGAGTTAGAAGTCGGACGAATTAATGGAGATACAGTTTACTGCTTGGATCAGCTCGATATTCCCTTAGTTGTAGGAATAGGGGATATCGGCAAAATGGCTAGGATGGATGATGTTAAACTGGGATGTCCTATTACAGAAAAAGCAGCAAGACTTATTTTAGAAAGGAGCGGTTCGTTTGGGTAA
- the spoVAE gene encoding stage V sporulation protein AE → MEYVIAFVVGGIICVIGQLLLDLAKLTPAHVMSSFVVAGAILDGFGLYDKLIEFAGAGATVPITSFGHSLLHGAMKQADDHGFIGIGIGIFELTSAGISAAILFAFIIALIFKPKG, encoded by the coding sequence ATGGAGTATGTAATAGCTTTTGTTGTAGGAGGAATCATTTGCGTTATTGGGCAGCTGCTGCTTGATCTTGCTAAGCTTACTCCAGCGCATGTTATGAGTTCGTTTGTAGTTGCAGGAGCGATTTTAGATGGATTTGGTCTTTACGATAAGTTAATTGAATTTGCTGGCGCCGGAGCAACGGTTCCAATTACAAGCTTTGGTCATTCTTTGCTGCACGGAGCGATGAAGCAAGCGGATGACCATGGATTTATCGGGATTGGGATTGGGATTTTTGAACTTACCTCGGCTGGAATTTCAGCAGCTATTTTATTTGCTTTTATTATCGCGTTAATCTTTAAGCCGAAAGGATAA
- the spoVAD gene encoding stage V sporulation protein AD, with the protein MRKTGKQTWVYENPIYINATGTAVGPKEADGPLGETFDITHKDLHCEEDNWELAERRLMTESIDSCLQKINLSYEDVDLFLAGDLLNQNVTANFVARHNQIPFLCMFGACSTSMETLATGAALVDAGFANRVIASASSHNATAERQFRNPTEYGGQKPDTATATITGAGAALVSKEKGIVRLTSATIGRVMDYGIKNANDMGSAMAPAAADTIQRHLEDLNVAPSEYDLILTGDLSGVGSPILKQLLKDEGYDISTNHNDCGLMVYRPDQNVFAGGSGCGCSAIVTYGHILNELKSGNLKKVFMVATGALLSPTMIQQKESIPTIAHGVVLEHIGEGDDQWSM; encoded by the coding sequence ATGAGAAAAACTGGAAAACAAACGTGGGTTTATGAAAATCCTATTTATATTAATGCGACAGGAACAGCAGTAGGGCCAAAAGAAGCAGATGGACCGTTAGGAGAAACATTTGATATTACACATAAAGATTTGCACTGTGAAGAAGACAACTGGGAGTTGGCTGAAAGAAGACTGATGACGGAGTCCATTGATTCCTGCTTGCAAAAAATAAATTTATCCTATGAAGACGTTGATTTGTTTTTGGCTGGAGATTTATTAAATCAAAACGTAACGGCTAATTTTGTAGCGCGGCATAACCAAATTCCATTTCTATGCATGTTTGGCGCTTGCTCCACATCAATGGAAACGCTTGCAACAGGAGCAGCTCTTGTAGATGCAGGGTTTGCTAATCGTGTTATTGCATCAGCGAGCAGTCATAACGCAACGGCTGAGCGCCAATTTAGAAATCCTACCGAGTACGGAGGACAAAAACCAGATACAGCAACGGCAACCATTACGGGAGCAGGGGCAGCGCTGGTCTCAAAAGAAAAAGGTATTGTGCGTCTGACTTCTGCAACGATTGGTCGGGTAATGGATTATGGAATTAAAAATGCAAACGACATGGGTTCTGCTATGGCACCAGCTGCTGCAGATACCATTCAAAGACATTTGGAAGACTTAAACGTTGCTCCAAGCGAGTATGATCTTATTTTAACAGGAGATTTATCTGGTGTAGGAAGTCCAATCTTAAAACAGCTGCTCAAGGACGAAGGCTACGATATATCAACCAACCATAATGATTGCGGATTAATGGTATACCGTCCTGATCAAAATGTATTTGCAGGAGGAAGCGGCTGCGGCTGCTCCGCTATTGTCACGTATGGGCATATTTTAAATGAATTAAAATCAGGAAACTTAAAGAAAGTGTTTATGGTAGCAACAGGAGCTCTTTTAAGTCCAACGATGATTCAGCAAAAAGAGTCAATTCCAACAATTGCTCATGGCGTCGTCTTAGAACATATTGGGGAGGGGGATGATCAATGGAGTATGTAA
- the spoVAC gene encoding stage V sporulation protein AC, whose product MANNQKLKDNYQESIKPFQPKPSYVANCLKAFLVGGIICTLGQAIQNFYIAFFDFNEKNAGNPTVATLILISALLTGFGIYDRIGQFAGAGSAVPVTGFANSMTSAALEHRSEGIVLGVATNMFKLAGNVIVFGTVSAYIVGIIRYLFKTYLL is encoded by the coding sequence ATGGCAAATAATCAAAAATTAAAAGATAACTATCAAGAAAGCATTAAACCATTTCAGCCTAAACCTTCATATGTGGCAAATTGCCTAAAAGCCTTTTTGGTAGGGGGAATCATTTGTACATTAGGACAGGCAATTCAAAATTTCTATATTGCATTTTTTGACTTTAATGAAAAAAATGCAGGTAATCCTACCGTTGCAACCCTTATTTTAATATCTGCGCTCTTAACCGGGTTTGGGATATATGATCGTATTGGTCAATTTGCAGGTGCAGGTTCAGCCGTTCCTGTTACGGGTTTTGCCAATTCCATGACGAGTGCAGCGCTTGAACATCGAAGTGAAGGAATTGTTCTTGGAGTTGCGACAAACATGTTCAAGCTGGCTGGAAACGTCATTGTATTTGGAACGGTTTCGGCTTACATTGTAGGAATTATTCGCTACCTTTTTAAAACTTATTTGCTATGA
- a CDS encoding stage V sporulation protein AB, whose amino-acid sequence MIINIVMTIVIGLAGGLAAGAGFVAFLTVLGIIPRLMQLTKTMKYIQAYEWGVVGGAVTGGWCSLHQYTWQFPGLLIMIIGLTSGIFIGMLAAALTEVLNVLPTLTKRIGMEGKLILLLMAIVLGKVCGSLFHWIYFVNQ is encoded by the coding sequence ATGATCATTAACATTGTGATGACCATTGTAATTGGACTTGCGGGAGGACTGGCTGCAGGTGCTGGGTTTGTAGCATTTTTAACGGTGCTGGGCATCATCCCGCGTTTAATGCAGCTGACTAAAACCATGAAATACATTCAAGCATATGAGTGGGGAGTCGTAGGTGGTGCTGTTACAGGCGGATGGTGCAGTCTTCATCAATACACGTGGCAGTTTCCGGGGTTGCTTATTATGATCATAGGTTTAACCAGCGGTATTTTTATTGGGATGCTGGCAGCAGCGTTAACAGAAGTGCTTAATGTATTGCCGACGTTAACGAAACGAATAGGAATGGAAGGCAAGCTTATTTTATTGTTAATGGCCATTGTACTAGGCAAAGTATGCGGATCATTATTTCATTGGATTTATTTTGTTAATCAATAA
- a CDS encoding stage V sporulation protein AA, producing the protein MENVLYLKMRHRIQVKPDEAVNIGQLAMVIAGDSVQKQIEKLVVYQVSMSDRNIIIVDLMKVIEKVASRYPHLDIQTIGPAQTIVEVMYKKKQYSFLFFLAVWFLLFIGAALAIMNFHEDVSMRQVHQKLFYMLTGLRDKQPLLIQVPYSIGLGLGMILFFNHVFRKRINEEPSPLEVEMFNYQQDLDQYVIMHENKESMKKIDDH; encoded by the coding sequence ATGGAAAACGTTCTTTATCTTAAAATGAGACATCGTATTCAAGTAAAACCTGATGAAGCTGTAAATATTGGACAATTAGCAATGGTTATAGCAGGAGATTCTGTTCAAAAGCAAATTGAAAAGCTAGTTGTATATCAAGTAAGTATGAGTGATCGAAATATTATCATTGTTGATTTAATGAAGGTAATTGAAAAAGTTGCCTCTCGGTATCCGCATTTAGACATTCAGACGATTGGACCCGCTCAAACGATTGTAGAGGTCATGTATAAAAAGAAACAATATTCCTTTTTGTTTTTTCTAGCTGTTTGGTTTCTTCTCTTCATCGGAGCTGCTTTGGCAATTATGAACTTTCACGAAGATGTGAGCATGAGACAAGTACATCAAAAATTGTTTTACATGCTGACCGGTCTGAGAGATAAGCAGCCTTTGCTGATTCAAGTGCCTTACTCTATCGGTTTAGGCCTGGGAATGATTCTGTTTTTTAACCATGTCTTTAGAAAACGAATTAATGAAGAGCCTAGTCCTCTCGAAGTCGAAATGTTTAATTACCAGCAAGACTTAGATCAATACGTCATTATGCACGAGAATAAAGAAAGTATGAAAAAAATTGATGATCATTAA
- the sigF gene encoding RNA polymerase sporulation sigma factor SigF, with translation MDVEVKKNKNEPYLKDHEVKDLIKRSQQGDQIARDTIVQKNMRLVWSVVQRFINRGYEPDDLFQIGCIGLLKSVDKFDLSYDVKFSTYAVPMIIGEIQRFIRDDGTVKVSRSLKEMSNKIRKAKDELSKLLGRVPTVAEVAEHLDLTPEEVVLAQEANRAPSSIHETVYENDGDPITLLDQIADHTEAKWFDKIALKEAIEELDEREKLIVYLRYYKDQTQSEVAARLGISQVQVSRLEKKILKQMKLHMNDT, from the coding sequence ATGGATGTGGAGGTCAAAAAAAATAAAAACGAACCGTATTTAAAGGATCATGAAGTTAAAGACCTCATCAAGCGCAGTCAGCAAGGTGATCAAATTGCACGAGATACAATCGTCCAAAAAAATATGCGGCTCGTTTGGTCGGTTGTTCAACGTTTTATTAACCGTGGTTATGAGCCCGATGATTTATTTCAAATTGGGTGCATAGGGCTATTAAAGTCCGTTGATAAATTTGACTTATCGTATGATGTTAAATTTTCAACATATGCTGTTCCAATGATTATTGGTGAAATTCAGCGATTTATTCGTGATGATGGCACGGTAAAGGTTAGCCGTTCTCTGAAAGAAATGAGCAATAAAATACGTAAGGCAAAAGACGAGCTTTCCAAATTACTTGGACGCGTCCCTACAGTCGCTGAGGTTGCAGAACATTTGGATCTCACTCCTGAAGAAGTAGTGCTAGCTCAAGAAGCTAATCGTGCTCCTTCGTCTATTCACGAGACCGTCTATGAAAATGATGGAGATCCAATTACCCTTCTTGACCAAATTGCTGATCATACGGAAGCGAAGTGGTTTGATAAAATTGCCTTAAAAGAAGCAATTGAAGAACTTGATGAGCGTGAAAAGCTCATTGTCTATTTGAGGTATTACAAAGATCAAACTCAGTCCGAAGTGGCCGCAAGGCTGGGAATTTCTCAAGTTCAGGTATCGAGGCTTGAGAAGAAAATCTTAAAACAAATGAAGCTGCATATGAATGATACGTAA
- the spoIIAB gene encoding anti-sigma F factor yields MKNQMNLQFSALSQNESFARVTVASFITQLDPTMDELTEIKTVVSEAVTNAIIHGYESNPDGVVYISVTLHEDGVVELMIRDEGIGIDNVDEAKQPLYTTKPDLERSGMGFTIMENFMDEIRVESTVLEGTTLYLKKHLTNSKALCN; encoded by the coding sequence ATGAAAAATCAAATGAACCTCCAATTTTCCGCGCTTAGTCAAAATGAATCGTTTGCCCGCGTCACGGTAGCATCATTTATTACGCAGTTAGATCCAACAATGGATGAGTTAACAGAAATTAAAACAGTCGTATCTGAAGCAGTAACAAATGCTATTATTCACGGCTACGAAAGCAATCCGGATGGTGTGGTATATATTTCTGTGACGCTTCATGAAGACGGTGTAGTCGAGCTGATGATTCGTGATGAAGGAATTGGTATCGATAACGTGGATGAAGCCAAGCAGCCTTTATACACAACCAAACCAGATCTAGAACGTTCTGGAATGGGTTTCACCATAATGGAAAACTTTATGGACGAAATTCGAGTGGAGTCTACTGTATTAGAAGGTACGACCTTATATTTAAAAAAGCACTTAACAAATAGTAAAGCGCTATGTAATTAA
- the spoIIAA gene encoding anti-sigma F factor antagonist encodes MSLSIELEFKQDVLLVRLTGELDHHTAEELRSKITEAIEKESISHLILNLQHLTFMDSSGLGVILGRYKQVHNNGGEMVVCAISPAVERLFNMSGLFKIIRFEPNEENALQKLGVA; translated from the coding sequence GTGAGTCTTTCGATTGAATTGGAATTCAAACAAGATGTCTTGTTGGTTCGATTAACAGGAGAATTAGATCATCATACGGCAGAAGAGCTAAGAAGCAAGATCACCGAAGCGATAGAGAAGGAATCTATCAGCCATTTGATTTTAAATTTACAGCATTTAACCTTTATGGACAGCTCTGGCTTGGGGGTTATTTTAGGGAGATACAAACAGGTTCATAATAACGGCGGGGAAATGGTTGTATGCGCTATTTCTCCCGCCGTAGAACGTTTGTTTAATATGTCAGGCTTATTTAAAATTATTCGTTTTGAACCTAATGAAGAAAACGCGCTTCAAAAATTGGGGGTGGCATAA
- a CDS encoding D-alanyl-D-alanine carboxypeptidase family protein — MKRTIVKLLVVIFLFPLMTQPVLAAEKKNSELADSARSAILIERDTGKILYEKNSNQELPPASMTKIMTMILIMEALDKGKITLKDKVRASEYAASMGGSQIFLEPGEEMTVNDLLKGIAIGSGNDASMAMAEYLAGSEEKFVAKMNQKAKELGLTHTKFQNPTGLPVENHYSTAHDMAMMGRELLKYEKIINYTSKYEAYLRTDTDKKFWLVNTNRLVKFYPGVDGLKTGFTGQAKYCLTATAKKGNMRVLAVVFGASTPKDRNNQVTKMLDYAFSQYTTKPLYKKGDVITKIDVNKGSEDQVTAVTSEPISVLLKKGNAAKDVKTEVKMNEKLNAPIQKGDKIGMLTIKKDNKVVSSSPLLAKEDIDAASWWKIFKRTFSIFSQTS, encoded by the coding sequence ATGAAGCGAACTATTGTAAAGTTACTCGTTGTCATATTTTTATTTCCACTTATGACGCAACCTGTTTTAGCCGCAGAAAAAAAGAATTCGGAGCTTGCTGATAGTGCTAGGTCAGCTATTTTAATTGAACGGGATACAGGAAAAATTCTATACGAAAAAAATAGTAATCAAGAACTTCCCCCTGCCAGTATGACTAAAATTATGACAATGATTTTAATTATGGAGGCTTTGGATAAAGGGAAAATTACCTTAAAAGATAAAGTGCGGGCAAGTGAATATGCCGCTTCAATGGGAGGCTCACAAATCTTTTTAGAGCCCGGAGAAGAAATGACGGTAAATGATTTGCTGAAAGGGATTGCGATAGGTTCCGGTAACGATGCTTCTATGGCAATGGCTGAATATTTAGCTGGATCAGAAGAAAAATTTGTAGCAAAGATGAACCAAAAAGCGAAAGAGCTTGGTTTGACTCATACAAAATTTCAAAATCCGACAGGCCTGCCCGTAGAAAATCACTATAGTACAGCTCATGATATGGCCATGATGGGCAGAGAGCTGCTAAAGTATGAAAAAATTATTAACTATACAAGTAAATACGAAGCTTATTTGCGCACGGATACAGATAAGAAGTTTTGGTTAGTAAATACAAATCGCTTAGTAAAGTTTTATCCCGGCGTTGATGGACTCAAAACCGGATTTACAGGTCAAGCTAAGTATTGCCTGACAGCTACCGCTAAAAAGGGAAATATGCGTGTGTTAGCGGTTGTATTCGGTGCAAGCACGCCAAAAGATCGCAATAATCAAGTAACCAAAATGTTAGACTACGCATTCAGTCAATATACAACGAAGCCTTTATACAAAAAAGGAGACGTTATTACCAAGATAGATGTAAACAAGGGTAGCGAAGATCAGGTAACAGCTGTTACGTCCGAGCCTATTTCGGTTTTATTGAAAAAAGGAAATGCAGCCAAAGACGTTAAAACAGAAGTGAAAATGAACGAGAAGCTAAATGCGCCTATTCAAAAAGGCGACAAAATTGGAATGTTGACCATTAAGAAGGATAACAAAGTAGTTAGTTCTTCACCGCTTCTTGCAAAAGAAGATATTGATGCTGCTTCTTGGTGGAAGATATTCAAACGTACATTCTCTATTTTCTCTCAAACATCTTAA
- a CDS encoding purine-nucleoside phosphorylase translates to MKKEYIEKAAAYIKNQSAVTPTIGLILGSGLGVLADEIEGAVKIPYNDIPEFPVSTVEGHAGQLVIGTIHDVPVVAMQGRFHFYEGYALDKVTFPVRVMKEIGVETLIVTNAAGGVNESFNPGDLMIISDHINNFGTNPLIGPNDSDFGVRFPDMSTAYCKDLRQLAKKVGADLNIALQEGVYVGNTGPTYETPAEVRMLRIIGGDAVGMSTVPEVIVARHAGMKVLGISCISNMAAGILDQPLNHEEVIETTEKVKQQFLSLVKEVVKQLPAYQK, encoded by the coding sequence ATGAAAAAAGAATATATTGAAAAAGCAGCAGCATATATTAAAAATCAATCAGCTGTTACACCAACAATTGGGCTTATTTTAGGTTCTGGACTAGGGGTATTAGCTGACGAAATTGAAGGCGCGGTAAAAATTCCGTATAACGACATTCCTGAGTTCCCGGTTTCAACAGTTGAAGGTCACGCAGGCCAATTAGTAATAGGTACTATTCATGACGTACCGGTTGTAGCTATGCAAGGACGTTTTCACTTTTATGAAGGGTACGCTCTTGATAAAGTAACATTTCCAGTGCGCGTAATGAAAGAAATCGGTGTAGAAACGTTGATTGTAACGAATGCAGCGGGCGGAGTAAACGAATCCTTTAATCCAGGAGACTTAATGATTATTTCTGATCATATTAATAATTTTGGAACCAATCCTTTGATTGGACCTAATGACTCTGATTTCGGAGTAAGGTTCCCGGATATGTCAACTGCTTACTGCAAGGATCTTCGTCAATTAGCGAAGAAAGTAGGAGCTGATTTAAATATCGCCTTACAAGAAGGTGTATATGTAGGAAATACAGGTCCAACATATGAAACGCCTGCTGAAGTGCGTATGCTTCGCATTATCGGGGGAGACGCGGTCGGTATGTCTACAGTGCCAGAAGTTATTGTGGCACGCCATGCAGGTATGAAAGTGCTAGGTATTTCTTGTATTTCTAATATGGCAGCTGGTATTTTAGATCAGCCGTTAAATCATGAAGAAGTAATTGAAACGACTGAAAAAGTAAAACAGCAGTTTTTATCGCTTGTAAAAGAAGTAGTAAAGCAGCTTCCAGCTTATCAAAAATAA
- the deoB gene encoding phosphopentomutase encodes MAHTYKRVFLIVMDSVGIGESPDAEKYNDKGADTFGHIAEHCNGLRMPNMAKLGLSNIREIKGIDKAEKPLAYYTKMQEASAGKDTMTGHWEIMGLNIDTPFNVFPDGFPEELISQLEEKTGRKIIGNKPASGTEILDELGKQHMETGDLIVYTSADSVLQIAAHEEIVPIDELYKICEIARELTLDDPYMIGRVIARPFLGEPGNFTRTSNRHDYALKPFGRTVMNELKDNDIDVIAIGKISDIYDGEGVTKSLRTKSNMDGMDKLVDTLNMDFTGLSFLNLVDFDALYGHRRDPQGYGQALEEYDARLEEVFDLLKEDDLLIITADHGNDPVHHGTDHTREYVPLLVYNKGMQEGKELSIRQTFADIGATVAENFGVAMPKHGKSFLKELN; translated from the coding sequence ATGGCGCATACATATAAACGCGTATTTTTAATTGTCATGGATTCAGTGGGTATCGGTGAATCACCGGATGCTGAAAAATACAATGATAAAGGTGCTGATACGTTTGGTCATATTGCAGAGCACTGCAACGGTCTTCGTATGCCTAATATGGCTAAGCTTGGCCTAAGCAATATCCGTGAAATTAAAGGAATCGATAAAGCTGAAAAACCGTTGGCTTACTATACAAAAATGCAGGAAGCTTCTGCAGGAAAAGATACAATGACAGGTCATTGGGAAATTATGGGCCTTAATATTGATACGCCTTTTAATGTATTTCCAGATGGATTTCCAGAAGAGCTGATTTCACAATTAGAAGAAAAAACAGGTCGAAAAATCATTGGGAACAAACCAGCGTCTGGTACAGAAATTTTGGATGAGCTAGGAAAACAGCATATGGAAACAGGTGACTTAATCGTCTATACATCAGCAGATTCTGTTTTGCAAATTGCTGCTCATGAAGAAATTGTTCCAATTGATGAATTGTACAAAATTTGTGAGATTGCTCGTGAATTAACGCTTGATGATCCATACATGATTGGACGTGTTATCGCTCGCCCGTTTTTAGGTGAACCAGGTAATTTTACACGTACATCCAATCGTCATGACTATGCATTAAAGCCTTTTGGACGTACTGTAATGAATGAATTAAAAGACAATGACATCGATGTTATTGCTATCGGTAAAATTTCTGATATTTACGACGGAGAAGGGGTAACAAAATCTCTTCGTACCAAATCGAATATGGACGGCATGGATAAGCTAGTTGATACATTAAACATGGACTTCACAGGCTTAAGCTTCTTAAATTTAGTTGATTTTGATGCTCTCTATGGTCATCGCCGCGATCCACAAGGATATGGGCAAGCACTTGAAGAATATGATGCACGCTTAGAAGAAGTATTTGATTTATTAAAAGAAGATGATTTATTGATTATTACAGCGGATCATGGAAATGACCCTGTTCATCATGGGACAGACCATACGCGTGAATACGTGCCGCTTCTTGTGTACAATAAAGGCATGCAAGAAGGAAAAGAACTTTCTATTCGTCAAACGTTTGCGGATATTGGCGCAACGGTAGCAGAAAATTTTGGCGTAGCAATGCCTAAACATGGAAAAAGTTTTTTAAAAGAGTTGAATTAA
- the xerD gene encoding site-specific tyrosine recombinase XerD, whose protein sequence is MNDQIQDFIHYLVVERGLAKNTIDSYERDLKKYAQYLEHVEQLKSFNEVTRLHIVNFLKYLSDQQKSSKTIARHVASTRSFHQFLLREKAADTDPSVHIDTPQLERKLPKVLNAEEVEALLNVFDTSTPFGIRDKAMLELLYATGIRVSELVNLNIDDAHLTMGFIRCIGKGNKERIVPIGRLATEAIEEYLQHSRSVLTKQKEQDKALFVNHHGRRLTRQGFWKILKKLASEAKIEKELTPHTLRHSFATHLLENGADLRAVQEMLGHADISTTQIYTHVTKARLKDVYNQFHPRA, encoded by the coding sequence TTGAATGATCAAATTCAAGATTTTATTCATTATTTAGTAGTAGAGCGGGGACTAGCGAAAAATACAATTGATTCGTATGAACGAGATTTAAAAAAGTATGCTCAATATTTAGAGCATGTAGAGCAGCTGAAATCATTTAATGAAGTAACAAGACTTCACATCGTTAATTTTCTGAAATATTTAAGTGATCAGCAAAAGTCATCTAAAACGATTGCGAGACATGTGGCTTCAACTAGATCTTTTCATCAATTCTTACTAAGAGAAAAAGCAGCGGATACAGATCCATCCGTTCATATTGATACCCCGCAGCTTGAGCGCAAGCTGCCAAAAGTGCTAAATGCAGAAGAAGTAGAGGCGCTGTTAAATGTGTTTGATACTTCGACGCCTTTTGGCATACGAGACAAAGCGATGCTTGAGTTGCTTTATGCTACTGGAATTCGTGTGTCTGAACTCGTTAACTTAAATATTGATGATGCACATTTGACGATGGGATTTATTCGTTGTATCGGAAAAGGAAATAAAGAAAGAATTGTCCCCATCGGAAGGTTGGCAACGGAGGCTATCGAAGAGTATTTACAGCATAGCCGGAGTGTTTTAACAAAGCAAAAGGAACAGGACAAAGCACTCTTTGTTAATCATCACGGAAGGCGTTTAACAAGGCAGGGGTTTTGGAAAATATTAAAAAAGTTAGCTTCTGAAGCAAAAATTGAAAAAGAATTAACTCCACATACGTTACGGCATTCGTTTGCTACTCATTTGTTAGAGAACGGCGCGGACTTGAGAGCCGTTCAAGAAATGCTCGGGCATGCGGATATTTCGACCACTCAAATTTATACACATGTTACAAAAGCACGTTTAAAAGATGTATACAATCAGTTTCATCCGCGAGCGTAG
- a CDS encoding YqzK family protein — protein sequence MKSWAEMVYNTCKVFILFTGFTLLFYFGMIWVSQEYQNYKRYDEPSGSAVKVMQASVNKDQTWLERLFMFYQNGE from the coding sequence ATGAAATCATGGGCTGAAATGGTATATAATACATGTAAAGTATTTATCTTATTTACCGGGTTTACTCTTTTGTTTTATTTTGGAATGATATGGGTATCTCAAGAGTATCAAAATTATAAACGTTATGATGAGCCGTCGGGTTCAGCAGTTAAGGTCATGCAAGCAAGTGTGAACAAAGATCAGACGTGGCTAGAGCGTTTATTTATGTTTTATCAAAACGGGGAGTAG
- a CDS encoding Fur family transcriptional regulator has translation MESRIERIKQQLHSASYKLTPQREATVRVLLEHEEDHLSAEDVYLLVKEKSPEIGLATVYRTLELLTELKIVDKINFGDGVSRYDLRQEGAAHFHHHLVCMECGSVDEIQEDLLEDVEEIVEKQWNFKIKDHRLTFHGICHRCQDKEDKQ, from the coding sequence ATGGAAAGTCGAATTGAGCGAATTAAGCAGCAGTTGCACTCAGCTAGCTATAAATTGACACCTCAACGTGAGGCGACTGTAAGAGTACTTCTTGAACATGAAGAGGATCATTTAAGTGCCGAAGATGTATATCTCCTCGTCAAGGAAAAGTCTCCGGAAATTGGATTGGCAACTGTTTATCGTACGTTAGAATTGTTAACTGAACTTAAAATTGTTGATAAAATAAACTTTGGCGATGGCGTTTCTCGCTACGATTTAAGACAAGAAGGAGCCGCACACTTTCATCATCACCTTGTGTGTATGGAATGTGGATCTGTGGACGAAATTCAAGAAGATTTGCTTGAAGACGTTGAAGAAATTGTGGAAAAGCAATGGAATTTTAAAATTAAAGATCACCGCTTGACATTTCATGGCATTTGCCATCGCTGTCAGGATAAAGAAGACAAGCAGTAA